The genomic stretch CTTGGAATCCTTTCGCCCCGCATACTCCGAAAGCATGGATTTGAACAACTCGGAGGTCGGATACTCAGCCGTCTCCATATCTTCCATGTGATCATGATAAAACTGGATCAAATTACGAACCAGAGTCCTCATATTTAAGACGGCAGGACGGTTAACCCCATCGGCCACTTTTTGTGCCTCTTTTCGGGTTTTAACTCTCTCCAGGGCGGTAAAGTTCAAGTAGAGCTTCTCCACATCCCGGCCATAACGCTTCATCAAATTTTCAATTTCCTTTTCTGGAAATCCAAGTTGATGGAGGAATTCTTGGCGCAGATTCTTCTGAACCTGATGATCAAACCTTCTGATAGCGGGGTGGCGGTGAAACCTCTCTAGGGGGAGCCGCTTTCCGGTTTCCAAGTAATGGACGATTTGGGCAAATGCCTGCATCATCAGTCGGGCCTTGGGGATTTGCTGATTCAGATTTGTTGAAAACCTCTCCACATCATCATAGCGATACTGGTCGTGGCGAATGCCAAACTGGCGTACGCTTCCGTAGTCAATGATTCCACCGTTGGCCAGAACATTGTCTCCATCCCAATCCAGCCAGGCAAAAATATAGTGGCGATCGAGTCGAGCCACGAATTTGGCGAAAGCGGAACAGACTTCCCGTAGCATCAGCCTGTATTTGTTTTTTTGGTGAATACCAAATTTCCATTCGCGATTTCGATGCTGTCTGACAATCAAGTAGTCCACCGCACGCCTCAGAGCTGCTCGATCTTTTTGCTTTAAAAACAAAAACAAGTGGGCCGGTCGAATGAGATTGGGGGCCGCTCGTACGCCGATTCCCAATCCGTCGCCAAGATCAATAACTGTTAACATTCGTTCTGTAATCAAGCCCTGGCGGTGAAAAATTTCGGCCATTATCGATGCGCCATAGAGCTCATCTATCTCGGCCATGCCGCATCCGTAGCCAAAATCCGTTGACCCACTCTGTAGAGGCTTGCCAGCCTCTACAGCTCCTGGAGCCAGACGGGTAACTCCAATTCCCCGGCTACTTACATCCCAGATTCGATTTTTTCCTTTAAACACTCCATTCCAAATACATCGGCCGTCACCGCTAGTTTTGCCCTGTTTGTTCTGATGTTGGAGCTGCAGATAGCGGGTGGCCATGTGCGGGTAGGGTTTAATTTTCGACTTGGGAAATTGCACACCTTGTTCCTGGTCATACTCATTGATGATTCGAATACTAAAAGTTTCAATGATCTTTTTGCGCAGAGCCGGAGTGAGCTGATTAGGATGATCTTGTGCAATGAGCCCCATGTCTTTGGCCAAGTCAAAATTGAAATAGGCAACTTTGCCATCCGGGAGAACACGAACATTGTAAGGCACGTATCCCTCAGGAACCTCATCCATCCAGGGATGTCGGCCGTCGAGTTGATCAAAGGAGGAATAATCAACATCTGATGATTCTACGGGACGAACTTGCTGCAAAGTCTTGAGGCTTGTTCGTGAGAGCTTCTTTTGGCTCAAGACGAAACACTCCTTTGGTTGAGGTCCATGTCACATCACGAACCACTTAT from Pseudobdellovibrionaceae bacterium encodes the following:
- a CDS encoding YdiU family protein, yielding MSQKKLSRTSLKTLQQVRPVESSDVDYSSFDQLDGRHPWMDEVPEGYVPYNVRVLPDGKVAYFNFDLAKDMGLIAQDHPNQLTPALRKKIIETFSIRIINEYDQEQGVQFPKSKIKPYPHMATRYLQLQHQNKQGKTSGDGRCIWNGVFKGKNRIWDVSSRGIGVTRLAPGAVEAGKPLQSGSTDFGYGCGMAEIDELYGASIMAEIFHRQGLITERMLTVIDLGDGLGIGVRAAPNLIRPAHLFLFLKQKDRAALRRAVDYLIVRQHRNREWKFGIHQKNKYRLMLREVCSAFAKFVARLDRHYIFAWLDWDGDNVLANGGIIDYGSVRQFGIRHDQYRYDDVERFSTNLNQQIPKARLMMQAFAQIVHYLETGKRLPLERFHRHPAIRRFDHQVQKNLRQEFLHQLGFPEKEIENLMKRYGRDVEKLYLNFTALERVKTRKEAQKVADGVNRPAVLNMRTLVRNLIQFYHDHMEDMETAEYPTSELFKSMLSEYAGRKDSKLTPALRRRLDTLKHDYLHLITISIRRSGKGKKALLDQLYQRATVLNREDRITGNALIHIVGEIMESKKAGFSNSEIQQVMDEFIINQSIRPDQASSATEPQIPGRNRHLIESFLTLVDGHKEDI